From one Methanolobus chelungpuianus genomic stretch:
- a CDS encoding DUF11 domain-containing protein: MNPVYLRVACLLVSLLCLSGLASAGSFTDEDGLEWLDAGNYTLYWGQEVNTSGYLIKAADFSPSKAFDTDSDYVMLTVKSNRSETWQTILARNNSDIPDNQIFGDRLNVTVLSVVTGSNIPVPYTNISVYLANVTASREVVIEKIDATISVEENRAKEVYMGERGHFEIKVRNLRFVPTSIQVVQTIPDGLIFDPDVDMEWNCTLAPEGQKSFQYSLKALRPGTYNFTGTQVLVRMDGRVYSKVLNDTQFVVHGPHINLTKAHSAESVQVNDIIRMRVTAVNEGDRAAYVSVSDELPQGAVLMEGTTGSSRILYPSENITLEYSLRMGKAGNIVMPSAKASFKDPRDYEDVVYSRRYMLYVREYGEQDRPADYYDTGYPEYTSAGESAEQPEPLKEDHGMFRIFYDLIDAVRQLISGLRQK; this comes from the coding sequence ATGAACCCGGTATATCTCAGAGTTGCTTGCTTGCTGGTATCCCTGCTGTGCCTGTCCGGCCTTGCGAGTGCCGGTTCATTCACCGATGAGGATGGCCTTGAGTGGCTCGACGCAGGCAACTACACCCTTTATTGGGGGCAGGAGGTGAATACCAGCGGCTATCTGATAAAGGCCGCTGACTTCTCACCATCCAAAGCCTTTGACACTGACAGTGATTATGTAATGCTTACTGTGAAGAGCAACCGCTCCGAGACATGGCAGACTATCCTTGCCAGGAATAATTCAGACATCCCGGATAATCAGATATTCGGGGACAGGCTGAATGTCACTGTTCTGAGCGTCGTCACAGGCAGCAACATCCCCGTGCCTTATACAAATATCAGTGTCTATCTTGCGAATGTGACCGCGTCCCGGGAGGTCGTGATAGAGAAGATAGATGCGACAATCTCAGTGGAGGAGAACAGGGCAAAAGAGGTCTACATGGGTGAGCGGGGCCACTTTGAGATCAAGGTGAGGAATCTCAGGTTTGTTCCGACGTCGATACAAGTTGTCCAGACAATACCCGATGGCCTCATATTTGATCCTGATGTGGATATGGAATGGAATTGCACCCTTGCTCCGGAGGGACAGAAGTCTTTCCAGTATTCCCTGAAGGCACTAAGGCCCGGCACTTACAATTTTACCGGTACGCAGGTGCTGGTCCGGATGGACGGGCGGGTTTACAGCAAAGTCCTGAACGATACGCAGTTCGTTGTACATGGTCCGCATATCAATCTTACGAAGGCCCACTCTGCGGAAAGCGTGCAGGTTAATGATATTATCCGGATGCGGGTAACGGCTGTAAATGAGGGGGACAGGGCTGCCTATGTGTCAGTTTCCGATGAGCTTCCCCAGGGTGCCGTATTGATGGAGGGCACTACCGGCAGCAGCAGGATACTGTATCCTTCGGAAAATATCACCCTGGAGTATTCCCTAAGGATGGGAAAGGCAGGCAATATTGTAATGCCATCAGCAAAAGCAAGCTTTAAGGACCCCAGGGATTACGAGGATGTAGTTTACTCAAGGCGCTATATGCTTTATGTCCGGGAATATGGCGAACAGGACAGACCGGCAGACTATTATGATACGGGCTACCCGGAGTATACAAGCGCCGGCGAGAGTGCAGAACAGCCGGAGCCTCTGAAGGAAGATCACGGGATGTTCCGGATATTCTATGACCTGATAGATGCTGTAAGGCAATTAATATCCGGTCTTAGGCAAAAGTAA